In Arthrobacter citreus, a genomic segment contains:
- a CDS encoding cytochrome c oxidase assembly protein, which yields MLTALASALLFSGAAAAQQLSDPGALTRWALPVFKALHNAAMAAVIGALVFSVAILPKSLKLKRGRRVEAGEPEHPAFTRTLALAGTAAAVWTLSAVAVLLFTYSDVSGLALSADASYTQGLGSFVTDFSTGRAWLAVSIIAAVVTTLTFGVRSLNMLAATTVLAAGAIIPIALVGHSAGGDDHSAAVNSIGLHLAGVCLWIGGLIVLAVVSGRLGPITGVVLRRYSALAGFAFALVLLSGVVNASLRITSLSQLNSEWGALVIVKAAATLLLGVIGFLHRRWIIPQLPAKVPGSAAGSSEHGGAKQKSANRVLWQLITVELLIMGAVSGVAVALGRTATPRPEELPPNASPARILTGYDLPPELTLERYLTEWRFDWLWVAIVLTLAVAYLRGVVKVRRRGDKWPLVRTLSWLAGLAMLTYVTSGAPAVYGMVLFSTHMLAHMSLTMVVPLFLVLGAPVTLALKALTPRGDGTRGIREWILVGVHSWFSKLVTNPIFAAVNFAGSIVVFYYSELFGFALRQHVGHELMVVHFLLTGYIFVLTMIGIDPLPYRAPYPLRLVILLATMAFHAFFGVAVMGGTSLIQASYFGNMGREWGLSALADQQLGGSIMWGVGEIPTVMVAIGVALQWSRTDARETRRKDRAADRNNEAELAAYNNMFANLAKRDASSSEGDR from the coding sequence ATGCTCACCGCCCTGGCCTCGGCACTGCTGTTCTCCGGCGCTGCCGCGGCCCAGCAGCTGTCCGACCCCGGCGCCCTGACCCGGTGGGCGCTGCCAGTCTTCAAGGCGCTCCACAACGCAGCCATGGCAGCCGTGATCGGCGCCCTGGTGTTCTCCGTGGCCATCCTGCCCAAATCCCTGAAGCTGAAGCGGGGCCGCAGGGTCGAAGCCGGCGAACCGGAGCATCCGGCCTTCACCCGCACGCTGGCACTGGCAGGGACCGCGGCGGCGGTGTGGACCCTGTCCGCCGTCGCCGTGCTGCTCTTTACCTACTCCGATGTGTCGGGGCTGGCGCTGAGCGCGGATGCCAGCTACACGCAGGGACTGGGCTCCTTTGTCACTGATTTCTCCACCGGACGCGCCTGGCTGGCCGTGAGCATCATTGCCGCCGTGGTGACCACCCTGACCTTCGGTGTCCGGTCCCTCAACATGCTGGCTGCCACCACTGTGCTGGCTGCCGGCGCCATTATTCCCATTGCACTGGTGGGTCACTCCGCCGGCGGCGATGACCACAGCGCCGCCGTCAACTCGATCGGGCTGCACCTGGCCGGGGTCTGCCTGTGGATCGGCGGGCTGATTGTCCTGGCCGTCGTGTCCGGGCGGCTGGGTCCCATCACCGGCGTGGTGCTCCGCCGCTACTCGGCGCTGGCCGGCTTCGCCTTCGCGCTGGTGCTGCTGTCCGGCGTCGTCAACGCGTCCCTGCGGATTACGTCCCTCAGCCAGCTGAACTCGGAGTGGGGTGCCCTGGTGATCGTCAAGGCAGCGGCAACCCTGCTGCTCGGCGTCATCGGTTTCCTGCACCGCCGGTGGATCATCCCGCAGCTGCCGGCCAAGGTTCCCGGTTCCGCCGCCGGTTCCAGCGAGCATGGCGGAGCGAAGCAAAAGAGTGCCAACCGCGTCCTCTGGCAGCTGATCACCGTGGAGCTGCTCATCATGGGCGCAGTGTCCGGTGTTGCCGTGGCGCTGGGCCGCACCGCCACGCCCCGGCCCGAGGAGCTGCCGCCCAACGCATCCCCTGCGCGGATCCTGACCGGCTATGACCTTCCCCCGGAACTGACCCTGGAGCGGTACCTCACCGAGTGGCGGTTCGACTGGCTCTGGGTGGCCATTGTGCTGACCCTCGCCGTCGCCTATCTGCGCGGTGTGGTGAAGGTCCGCCGGCGCGGAGACAAATGGCCCCTGGTCCGGACCCTGAGCTGGCTGGCGGGCCTGGCGATGCTGACGTACGTCACCTCGGGCGCCCCTGCCGTTTACGGCATGGTCCTGTTCAGCACGCACATGCTCGCGCACATGTCCCTGACCATGGTGGTGCCCCTGTTCCTCGTCCTGGGCGCGCCCGTCACACTGGCCCTGAAGGCCCTGACGCCGCGCGGAGACGGAACCCGGGGCATCCGGGAATGGATTCTCGTAGGCGTGCACTCCTGGTTCTCCAAGCTGGTGACCAACCCGATCTTCGCGGCGGTCAACTTTGCCGGGTCCATCGTGGTGTTCTACTACTCCGAGCTCTTCGGCTTCGCCCTGCGCCAGCATGTTGGCCATGAGCTGATGGTCGTGCACTTCCTGCTGACCGGTTACATCTTTGTCCTGACCATGATCGGCATCGACCCGCTGCCGTACCGGGCACCGTATCCGCTGCGCCTGGTGATCCTGCTGGCCACTATGGCTTTCCACGCATTCTTCGGTGTTGCGGTGATGGGCGGCACCTCCCTGATCCAGGCTTCCTACTTCGGAAACATGGGCCGGGAATGGGGACTTTCGGCACTGGCTGACCAGCAGCTGGGCGGATCCATCATGTGGGGAGTGGGCGAAATTCCCACGGTAATGGTGGCCATTGGCGTGGCCCTGCAGTGGTCGCGGACCGACGCCCGCGAAACACGGCGTAAAGACCGGGCGGCCGACCGGAATAATGAGGCTGAACTGGCTGCTTACAACAACATGTTTGCCAATCTGGCGAAGCGGGATGCCAGCAGCTCTGAAGGAGATCGTTAA
- a CDS encoding glucose-1-phosphate adenylyltransferase family protein, translating to MHAPRILTIILAGGTGGRLGALTEHRAKPAMPVAGSYRLIDVPLSNLHNSGFSDVWIVEQYKPKSLNDHLVSGRPWDLDRTNGGLRVLPPYQGGEGEGFAEGNADALYRQADYIREYDPDLVLVLSADHLYRLDYRDVVATHQEANAALTVVTTKIRNNASDHGVVESADGEVTGFEYKPEKPKSDTVAAEIFLYDAGVLLSAMDELMEKEGELEDYGDQLIPYLVRTEKVAEHQLDGYWRDMGTPRSYHQGHMDLIDGRGLVFDDPQWPILSAAPRRLPGYVGDGAQVSGSLLAPGSRVEGAVRRSVIGPGALVEAGAEVESCVILGDVRISSGARLRNAIVDADAVIGGGTELDGAALDPDAGVVVVGADGAVDAPSSS from the coding sequence ATGCACGCGCCGCGGATCCTGACCATCATTCTTGCCGGCGGAACCGGGGGCCGGCTCGGAGCTCTCACCGAGCACCGGGCGAAGCCGGCCATGCCGGTGGCAGGTTCCTACCGGCTCATCGACGTGCCGCTGTCCAACCTCCACAACAGCGGGTTTTCCGATGTCTGGATCGTGGAGCAGTACAAGCCCAAGTCGCTCAACGACCACCTGGTCAGCGGGCGTCCCTGGGACCTGGACCGGACCAACGGCGGACTGCGGGTCCTGCCGCCGTACCAGGGCGGAGAAGGCGAAGGGTTTGCTGAAGGAAACGCCGATGCCCTGTACCGGCAGGCCGATTACATCCGGGAATACGATCCCGACCTGGTGCTCGTGCTCAGCGCCGACCACCTGTACCGGCTGGACTACCGCGACGTCGTCGCCACCCATCAGGAGGCCAACGCCGCGTTGACGGTGGTGACCACCAAAATCCGGAACAATGCTTCCGACCACGGCGTGGTCGAGTCCGCGGACGGCGAGGTGACCGGCTTTGAGTACAAACCGGAAAAGCCGAAGAGCGACACGGTGGCCGCTGAGATTTTCCTGTACGACGCCGGCGTCCTCCTCTCAGCCATGGACGAGCTGATGGAAAAGGAAGGCGAGCTCGAGGACTACGGGGACCAGCTGATCCCTTACCTGGTCCGGACCGAAAAGGTGGCCGAGCACCAGCTGGACGGCTACTGGCGGGACATGGGCACCCCGCGCAGCTACCACCAGGGCCACATGGACCTCATTGACGGGCGCGGACTCGTGTTTGACGATCCCCAATGGCCCATCCTCAGCGCCGCTCCGCGCCGGCTTCCCGGCTACGTGGGAGACGGGGCGCAGGTGTCGGGCAGCCTGCTCGCTCCGGGATCACGGGTGGAGGGGGCTGTCCGGCGCAGCGTGATCGGTCCCGGCGCGCTTGTTGAAGCCGGAGCCGAGGTGGAGTCCTGCGTGATCCTCGGGGATGTGCGGATCAGCTCAGGCGCACGGCTGCGCAACGCCATTGTGGACGCGGATGCCGTCATCGGCGGAGGCACGGAACTGGACGGTGCCGCCCTGGATCCGGACGCCGGCGTGGTGGTGGTGGGTGCGGACGGAGCGGTGGACGCGCCGTCGTCGTCCTGA
- a CDS encoding MFS transporter — MPKDAPTKRRPVLGRRRLKVDDVNVVDKSMMKKAVGGTVVGNTMEWFDIGVYGYLAVTMGAVFLSEADASAQLIFSLGVFAATFLARPLGGIVFGRLGDKLGRQKTLATTLILMAASTFVIGLLPGYDQIGMWAPVLLILMKLLQGFSTGGEYAGATTFVTEYASDKRRGFLSSILDTGSYLGFALGAGVVSVMQLTLSAETMLDWGWRIPFLIAGPLGLIAIYFRLKIEESPAFQATLDAQEANAASDNPDESVTPPGTLAMIGLYWRPILVAMALVAAANTVGYTLTSYMPSYLTDSMGYDALHGTLLTIPVLVLMAACIPLAGKLSDRIGRRPVLLMGAGFTIALAVPAFLLIALGPIWSTLLGLVLLAVPVTLYVSNLASALPALFTTASRYGAMGISYNFAVAIFGGTAPLIMQGLINATDNDLMPAFWLMATSVVGAVAVFIMKESANRPMPGSMPSVDTAAEARELVATQDENPRLDVDSLPFGTETADSNK; from the coding sequence ATGCCTAAAGATGCACCGACTAAGCGCCGCCCCGTTCTGGGACGCCGGCGCCTGAAGGTCGATGATGTGAATGTCGTCGACAAATCGATGATGAAAAAGGCCGTCGGCGGAACCGTCGTCGGCAACACCATGGAATGGTTTGACATCGGTGTCTACGGCTACCTTGCCGTCACCATGGGTGCCGTGTTCCTCTCCGAGGCCGATGCCTCCGCCCAGCTGATCTTCAGCCTGGGTGTTTTCGCCGCCACCTTCCTTGCCCGTCCGCTCGGCGGGATTGTTTTCGGCCGCCTCGGCGACAAACTGGGCCGCCAGAAGACGCTGGCCACAACGCTCATCCTGATGGCCGCATCGACCTTCGTCATCGGGCTCCTGCCCGGCTATGACCAGATTGGCATGTGGGCTCCGGTCCTGCTGATCCTGATGAAGCTCCTCCAGGGCTTCTCCACCGGCGGCGAATACGCCGGTGCCACCACCTTCGTGACCGAGTATGCCTCCGACAAGCGCCGCGGGTTCCTCTCCAGCATCCTGGACACGGGCAGCTACCTGGGCTTCGCCCTGGGCGCCGGTGTCGTTTCCGTCATGCAGCTGACCCTGAGCGCCGAGACCATGCTGGACTGGGGCTGGCGCATCCCGTTCCTGATCGCCGGTCCGCTGGGCCTGATCGCGATTTACTTCCGCCTCAAGATCGAGGAATCCCCGGCATTCCAGGCCACCCTGGACGCCCAGGAGGCCAACGCCGCCTCGGACAACCCCGACGAATCGGTCACTCCTCCGGGCACCCTGGCAATGATCGGCCTCTACTGGCGGCCGATCCTCGTCGCCATGGCCCTGGTTGCCGCAGCAAACACCGTGGGCTACACGCTGACGTCCTACATGCCGTCCTACCTCACGGACTCCATGGGCTATGACGCCCTGCACGGCACACTGCTGACCATCCCGGTCCTGGTGCTGATGGCAGCCTGCATCCCGCTGGCCGGGAAGCTGTCGGACCGCATCGGCCGCCGCCCGGTGCTGCTGATGGGCGCCGGTTTCACCATCGCCCTGGCCGTGCCGGCGTTCCTGCTGATCGCCCTGGGCCCGATCTGGTCCACGCTGCTGGGCCTGGTCCTGCTGGCCGTGCCGGTGACGCTGTACGTATCCAACCTGGCCTCGGCGCTTCCGGCCCTGTTCACCACGGCCAGCCGCTACGGCGCCATGGGCATCTCGTACAACTTTGCCGTGGCCATCTTCGGCGGCACCGCGCCGCTGATCATGCAGGGGCTGATCAACGCGACGGACAATGACCTGATGCCCGCCTTCTGGCTGATGGCCACCTCCGTTGTCGGAGCCGTTGCCGTCTTCATCATGAAGGAATCAGCAAACCGGCCCATGCCGGGGTCAATGCCGAGCGTGGACACCGCCGCCGAGGCACGCGAGCTGGTGGCAACGCAGGACGAAAACCCGCGGCTCGACGTCGATTCCCTGCCCTTCGGCACGGAAACGGCTGACTCGAACAAGTAG
- the rpmB gene encoding 50S ribosomal protein L28, giving the protein MAAYCQVTGAIPGFGHSISHSHRRNKRRFDPNIQKKRYWVPSLRRNVTLQVSARGIKTIDVRGIDAVITDLIAKGVKL; this is encoded by the coding sequence ATGGCAGCATACTGCCAGGTCACCGGAGCCATTCCCGGCTTTGGTCACAGCATTTCGCACTCGCACCGCCGCAACAAGCGCCGGTTCGACCCGAATATTCAGAAGAAGCGCTACTGGGTTCCGTCCCTGCGCCGCAACGTCACGCTGCAGGTTTCCGCCCGCGGTATCAAGACGATCGACGTGCGCGGTATCGACGCCGTCATCACTGACCTTATCGCGAAGGGTGTGAAGCTCTAG
- a CDS encoding HU family DNA-binding protein codes for MAMNRSELVAAVAEKSGNSQTAVNGVLDAVFEIFATSVANGEKITIPGWLAVERTDRAARTGRNPQTGETIQIPAGHSVKLTAGSKLKASVSNKK; via the coding sequence TTGGCTATGAACCGCAGTGAACTTGTTGCAGCAGTCGCAGAGAAGTCCGGCAACAGCCAGACCGCAGTGAATGGCGTGCTTGACGCTGTCTTCGAGATCTTCGCAACCTCCGTTGCCAATGGTGAAAAGATCACCATCCCGGGCTGGCTCGCAGTTGAGCGCACCGACCGCGCTGCCCGCACCGGCCGCAACCCGCAGACCGGCGAAACCATTCAGATCCCCGCAGGCCACAGCGTCAAGCTGACCGCGGGCTCCAAGCTGAAGGCTTCGGTCTCCAACAAGAAGTAA
- a CDS encoding SGNH/GDSL hydrolase family protein, whose protein sequence is MTFTSRYVALGDSFTEGVGDWDESRPNGVRGWADRVAEQLMLADDSWGYANLAIRGKKLHQVLAEQVDAAVALQPTLVTIYAGGNDILRPKVDIDALVNAYDAGIAALRSSGAAVLVFTGFDSGRAPVFGATRGRTALYNELVREAVDRRGAELVDYWRMKELQDERYWDIDRLHMSPAGHMLTAKKVLEVLRRTDAIDLPELDALPARTRVDQLRRDAQWAREYLGPWVGRRLRGVSSGDNLSPKYPVPVRLDVPAGR, encoded by the coding sequence GTGACTTTTACTTCTCGTTATGTGGCCCTGGGGGATTCCTTCACCGAAGGCGTGGGGGACTGGGACGAATCCCGTCCCAACGGCGTCCGCGGGTGGGCGGACCGGGTGGCGGAGCAGCTGATGCTCGCCGACGATTCATGGGGGTATGCGAACCTGGCGATCCGCGGGAAGAAGCTGCATCAGGTCCTCGCCGAGCAGGTGGACGCCGCCGTCGCCCTGCAGCCCACCCTGGTCACCATCTACGCCGGCGGCAACGATATCCTGCGCCCCAAAGTGGACATCGACGCCCTGGTCAACGCATACGACGCCGGCATTGCCGCCCTGCGTTCCTCCGGCGCTGCGGTTCTTGTCTTCACCGGATTCGACTCTGGCCGTGCCCCCGTGTTCGGTGCCACCCGCGGACGGACCGCCCTCTACAACGAACTGGTGCGCGAGGCCGTGGACCGCCGCGGCGCCGAGCTGGTGGACTACTGGCGGATGAAGGAACTCCAGGACGAACGGTACTGGGATATCGACCGGCTGCACATGTCGCCGGCCGGGCACATGCTCACGGCCAAAAAAGTCCTGGAGGTCCTGCGCCGCACCGACGCGATCGATCTGCCGGAGCTGGATGCGCTGCCGGCACGGACCCGGGTTGACCAGCTGCGCCGGGACGCGCAGTGGGCACGGGAGTACCTGGGGCCCTGGGTGGGACGCCGTTTGCGCGGTGTTTCATCCGGTGACAACCTCAGTCCGAAATACCCGGTTCCGGTGCGTTTGGACGTGCCCGCAGGCCGCTGA
- the rpmG gene encoding 50S ribosomal protein L33 has translation MAKDKDVRPIIKLKSTAGTGYTYVTRKNRRNDPDRMVLKKYDPKVRQHVEFREER, from the coding sequence GTGGCTAAGGACAAGGACGTACGTCCGATCATCAAGCTGAAGTCGACCGCCGGCACCGGGTACACCTACGTGACCCGCAAGAACCGTCGTAACGACCCGGACCGCATGGTCCTCAAGAAGTACGACCCCAAGGTCCGCCAGCACGTCGAATTCCGTGAGGAGCGCTAA
- the rpsN gene encoding 30S ribosomal protein S14, translated as MAKKSKIARNEQRKVIVERYAAKRLELKKTLVDPNATDEAREAARLGLQKLPRNASPVRLRNRDQIDGRPRGTLQKFGISRVRFRNMAHAGELPGVKKSSW; from the coding sequence ATGGCAAAGAAGTCAAAGATTGCCCGCAATGAGCAGCGCAAGGTCATTGTTGAGCGCTACGCTGCGAAGCGCCTCGAACTGAAGAAGACCCTGGTAGACCCGAACGCTACCGACGAAGCCCGCGAAGCTGCACGCCTCGGCCTGCAGAAGCTTCCGCGCAACGCATCGCCGGTCCGCCTTCGCAACCGCGACCAGATCGACGGCCGCCCCCGCGGTACCCTCCAGAAGTTCGGTATCTCGCGCGTTCGTTTCCGCAACATGGCCCACGCAGGCGAACTGCCGGGCGTCAAGAAGTCCAGCTGGTAA
- a CDS encoding MarR family winged helix-turn-helix transcriptional regulator, with the protein MSEPDAPAPRWLTPEERRAWLALYAVATRLTPTLDADLFKRARITLFDYHVLAMTSEEPGRALPMSELAARSNASLSRLSHVVKKLEGRGWMERTPSPDDARVTMAALTDEGMAALEGLAPDHVRTVRELVFDGLDDRDVEDLERVGRRILARIEPDLSVLDAERA; encoded by the coding sequence ATGAGTGAACCTGATGCACCTGCTCCCCGGTGGCTGACTCCCGAGGAACGGCGGGCCTGGCTGGCGCTGTATGCGGTTGCCACCCGGTTGACGCCCACCCTGGACGCGGACCTGTTCAAGAGGGCGCGGATAACGCTCTTTGACTACCACGTGCTGGCAATGACCTCCGAAGAGCCCGGCCGGGCACTTCCCATGAGCGAGCTGGCGGCCCGGTCCAACGCCTCGCTGTCCCGCCTGTCCCATGTGGTGAAGAAGCTGGAGGGGCGCGGGTGGATGGAACGGACCCCGTCTCCCGACGATGCGCGCGTGACCATGGCCGCGCTGACGGACGAGGGCATGGCGGCCCTCGAAGGCCTGGCTCCGGATCATGTCCGGACCGTGCGGGAGCTGGTCTTCGACGGGCTTGATGACCGCGACGTCGAGGACCTCGAGCGGGTGGGGCGCCGGATCCTGGCCCGGATCGAGCCGGACCTCAGCGTCCTCGACGCCGAGCGGGCCTGA
- a CDS encoding NHL domain-containing thioredoxin family protein codes for MTETVRTDYRVRASALEGRNWLNTGGRQLGLEDLRGKVVLLDFWTFCCINCLHVLDELRPLEEKYSDVLVTVGVHSPKFEHEADPVALAAAVERYEIHHPVLDDPELLTWQAYAARAWPTLVVLDPEGYIVANLSGEGHAAGLDSLISELVTEHEAKGTLHRGDGPYVPAEPTAGNLRFPGKAVPLPGGTFLVADTGHHRLVELEADLTTVRSVLGDGTKGWQDGTAATARFNEPQGLAVLPAGVAEKAGYDVVVADTVNHRLRAVALDSGTVTTVAGNGIQRLLDAGNQTKRAAGDPHPSESSTADASSFEPALAESDLGTAPLDVSLSSPWDLTWSSALERLVVAMAGTHQIFTFDPVTGAVGILAGTGLEGLLDGPGDKAWFAQSSGLAEDAAGNIWVADSETSALRRLSFTTDDAGTHVSVDTAVGAGLFDFGFRDGDAAAARLQHPLGVAVLPDGSVAIADTYNGAVRRYDPATKTVSTLARGLAEPSDLLVDTTTGEPLLIVVEANRHELVRLPIPKEAQSVDEGARQTQRPASPMAAGPVALSVRFSAPKGQKLDDRWGDPTQLKISASPEELLLSGGGTSTGLTRELVLSGDVPGGVLHITARAAACDGEPGGEIPDHAACHLYQQDWGIPVTIEAAGDSVLTLDLRGLD; via the coding sequence ATGACTGAAACCGTGCGTACCGATTACCGGGTGCGGGCGTCCGCGCTGGAAGGCCGCAACTGGCTCAATACCGGCGGCCGCCAACTGGGGCTCGAAGACCTGCGCGGCAAGGTTGTGCTGCTGGACTTCTGGACGTTCTGCTGCATCAACTGCCTCCACGTGCTGGATGAGCTGCGCCCGCTGGAGGAGAAATACTCCGACGTCCTCGTCACGGTGGGGGTCCATTCGCCCAAGTTCGAACACGAAGCGGATCCGGTGGCCCTCGCAGCGGCCGTTGAGCGCTACGAGATCCACCACCCGGTCCTGGATGATCCTGAGCTGCTCACGTGGCAGGCCTACGCGGCCCGGGCCTGGCCCACCCTGGTGGTCCTGGACCCGGAGGGCTACATCGTGGCCAACCTCTCCGGTGAAGGGCACGCCGCCGGCCTGGATTCACTGATCAGCGAGCTGGTAACCGAGCACGAAGCCAAGGGCACACTGCACCGCGGCGACGGCCCGTACGTTCCGGCCGAGCCCACCGCCGGAAACCTGCGCTTTCCGGGCAAAGCGGTTCCGCTGCCCGGCGGCACGTTCCTGGTGGCGGACACCGGGCACCACCGCCTGGTGGAGCTGGAAGCGGACCTTACGACGGTGCGCTCCGTCCTTGGCGACGGCACCAAGGGCTGGCAGGACGGCACGGCAGCCACCGCACGCTTCAACGAACCCCAGGGCCTGGCGGTGCTCCCGGCGGGCGTCGCCGAAAAGGCAGGGTACGACGTCGTGGTGGCTGACACGGTCAACCACCGGCTGCGCGCGGTCGCGCTGGACTCCGGAACGGTGACGACGGTGGCGGGAAACGGCATCCAGCGCCTCCTGGACGCCGGAAACCAGACCAAACGGGCTGCGGGGGACCCGCACCCCTCCGAATCCAGCACAGCGGATGCCAGCAGCTTTGAGCCGGCCCTGGCCGAATCCGACCTGGGCACGGCACCCCTGGACGTTTCCCTCTCCTCGCCGTGGGACCTGACCTGGTCCTCGGCACTGGAACGGCTGGTCGTGGCCATGGCCGGCACGCACCAGATTTTCACCTTTGATCCGGTCACCGGAGCGGTGGGCATCCTGGCCGGAACCGGTTTGGAAGGCCTGCTTGACGGTCCCGGAGACAAGGCCTGGTTCGCCCAGTCCTCCGGCCTGGCCGAAGACGCCGCCGGCAACATCTGGGTAGCCGATTCGGAAACATCGGCACTGCGCAGGCTGTCCTTCACCACCGACGACGCCGGGACACACGTGTCCGTTGACACCGCCGTTGGCGCAGGGCTGTTCGACTTCGGTTTCCGGGACGGCGACGCCGCCGCGGCCCGCCTGCAGCACCCGCTGGGCGTTGCCGTGCTGCCGGACGGTTCCGTGGCCATTGCCGACACCTACAACGGAGCGGTCCGCCGGTATGACCCGGCCACCAAGACGGTGTCCACTCTTGCCCGCGGCCTCGCTGAGCCCTCCGATCTGCTGGTGGACACCACCACCGGGGAGCCGCTGCTGATCGTCGTGGAAGCGAACAGGCATGAACTGGTCCGGCTGCCCATTCCCAAGGAAGCCCAATCAGTGGACGAGGGTGCCCGGCAGACCCAGCGGCCGGCAAGCCCGATGGCCGCCGGCCCTGTGGCTCTGTCCGTGCGGTTCTCCGCTCCCAAGGGCCAGAAGCTGGATGACCGGTGGGGGGATCCGACCCAGTTGAAGATTTCGGCCTCGCCCGAAGAGCTGCTCCTTTCCGGTGGCGGCACCTCCACCGGGCTGACGCGCGAGCTGGTGCTTTCGGGTGACGTTCCCGGCGGCGTCCTGCACATCACCGCCCGGGCCGCGGCCTGCGACGGTGAACCCGGCGGGGAGATCCCTGACCATGCGGCCTGCCACCTGTACCAGCAGGACTGGGGCATCCCGGTGACGATCGAGGCCGCCGGCGACTCGGTGCTGACGCTGGACCTGCGCGGGCTCGACTAA
- a CDS encoding diacylglycerol/lipid kinase family protein: MTTSAAGTRQRVAVIMNPIKKTDVDIRALVGRICRDEGWDEPLWLETTKEDPGRGMARDALDAGVDLVIAAGGDGTVRCVAAELTGTDTPLGLLPLGTGNLLARNLDIAVDDPEAAVTAALTGADRNIDVVHVTLDRALKGDVFLVMAGLGYDAALMGDTNDALKDRVGWLAYVDAGIRNLPGKPVKSTIRLDGGKEIHGHPRSVMGGNCGKIMGGLEIFPGARIDDGLLDVMTMAPKGRFGWFSVVAGLLRRGKGSTSVDYYQCKEAEIFTETPQEFEVDGDHLGKASHVALRVDPSALRVRMPHGKKDPAILTDPRV; this comes from the coding sequence ATGACCACCTCAGCCGCAGGAACGCGCCAGCGCGTCGCCGTCATCATGAACCCGATCAAAAAAACGGATGTGGACATCCGCGCCCTGGTTGGCCGCATATGCCGGGACGAGGGCTGGGATGAGCCGCTGTGGCTGGAAACCACCAAGGAGGACCCGGGCCGCGGAATGGCCCGCGACGCCCTGGACGCCGGGGTGGATCTGGTCATTGCAGCCGGCGGTGACGGCACCGTTCGCTGCGTGGCCGCCGAGCTGACGGGCACCGACACTCCCCTGGGCCTGCTGCCCCTGGGCACCGGAAACCTGCTGGCCCGCAACCTGGACATCGCCGTCGACGACCCGGAGGCTGCCGTCACCGCAGCCCTGACGGGAGCCGACCGCAACATCGACGTCGTCCATGTCACCCTTGACCGGGCGCTGAAGGGCGACGTTTTCCTGGTGATGGCCGGACTCGGCTATGACGCGGCCCTAATGGGAGACACCAACGATGCGCTGAAGGACAGGGTGGGCTGGCTGGCCTATGTCGACGCCGGTATCCGGAACCTTCCCGGCAAGCCCGTCAAGAGCACCATCCGGCTGGACGGCGGCAAGGAAATCCACGGCCATCCGCGCAGCGTCATGGGGGGAAACTGCGGAAAAATCATGGGCGGGCTGGAGATTTTCCCCGGCGCACGCATCGATGACGGGCTGCTGGACGTCATGACCATGGCACCCAAGGGGCGGTTCGGCTGGTTCAGCGTTGTGGCCGGACTGCTGCGCCGCGGCAAGGGGAGCACGTCCGTGGACTACTACCAGTGCAAGGAAGCCGAGATTTTCACCGAGACGCCGCAGGAGTTTGAGGTTGACGGCGATCACTTGGGCAAGGCATCGCACGTGGCGCTCCGGGTGGATCCCAGTGCCCTAAGGGTCCGGATGCCCCATGGGAAGAAAGACCCGGCGATCCTCACGGATCCCCGGGTCTAG